CCACGCCGCCCGCAACAGCCCCGGTTTCAGCCTCCGATTCAGCTCCCGACCCCACCCCTGCCGCAGACCCGCAACGCCTGGGTCGCGCAGGCCTGGTGGATTCGGATTCGTTTGGAGACCGGATCGCCCGGTTGATGGGCAAGGTGGCTCCCGACAAGCGGCGGGCCGATCCGCGTCGGGCTGAAGACGGAACCCCGCCTTTGCGCCAAGATGAGCCACGCCAACAGGAGCAGCACGCGCAGATGCCCCGTGCTTCGGCGCCGCTCTTGCAAGCGCCTGAGCAGGATCATGATGACCACTACCATTGGCATGCGGCAGCAAACGCAAACTGGCAGGAGAGCGGATCGCGCCCCTTGCTGGATGCCTCGATCCTGGTTTCGGCGGTCTGGCGGTTTCGCTATCTGATCGGTGTGGCCACGGTCGCCGGTGCGGTGCTTGGCGTGCTGATGGCGTTGGCGACGCCGCACAAATATTATGCTGAAAGCCGGCTGTTCATCGACCCGCGCGAAATCCAGGTGACCGCCGACGATATTCGCAACCAGCAGCTTTCCACTGAAGCCATGCTGGCGATTACCGATAGCCAGTTGCAGATCCTCTCCTCCACCAATGTCCTGGAGAAGGTCGTTGTCGATCTCGGCCTCGACCGCGATCCCGAATTCAACGGCGCGCTTTCCTCCGGCGGCATCGCCGGCGGGATCAATCTGATCAAGGAATTGTTCACCGGCAAGGATCCCGCCTCCGAAGCCGAGCAGAAGGCGCTCAACACCCTGCGTCGGGCGCTGTCGGTGTCGCGCGATTCCAAGACCTTCGTCATCATTGTAGGTGTCGATACAAGGGATCCGGAGAAATCCGCCTTGATCGCCAATGCCATCGTCGAGACCTATCTCGATGAGGAGGGGCAGGCCCAGTCGGGACTGCTCGAGCGTACTTCGGAATCAATCGACAGCCGGATTGATTCGCTGCGCAGTGATCTTGATGCGGCCGAACGCAAGGTCGAGGCCTTCAAGGCGGAAAACGGCATTGTCGGGATTGGCGGCGAATATATCGACGACAAGGTGATCCTTGCGCTCAGCGACCAGCTTGCCAATGCCCGGGCAGCCAAGATCGGGATCCGGGTCAAGGCCGACAATCTCGCCAAGGTAAAGATCGACGATGTTCTCTCGGGCTCGTTCCCGGAGGAATTCCTGTCCTCCAACCTGACTGACCTGCGCAAGCAATTCACCCAGACCAAATCGACCGCGGATTCGCTTGCTACCCAACTGGGACCGCGCCATCCGCAATATGTCGCGGCCAAGTCCACGCTCGACACGATCGGCGCCGAGATTCGGGCCGAGTTGCGCCGCATCGTCGCCAGTTCGCAGATGGAACTGCAGCGCGCTGTTGAAACCGAGCAGGAACTCGCCAGTCAGATGGCGGTGGCCAAGAGCCGCGCCATGGATCAGTCGGTGGAATTCGTCACCCTGCGCGAACTTGAGCGCAAGGCAACCGCCACACGGCAAATCTACGAAGCCTTCCTCAAGCGCTCGCGTGAAACCAGCGAGCGCTCCAACATGTCGACCCGCAACGTTCGGGTGATCTCGCCGGCTGAAGCACCGCTCAATCCGATGGGGCCGTCGCGCAAGCTGATCGCCATCGGCGGCATGTTTGCCGGCATGTTCGCCGGCATCGGCCTGGCCCTCCTGGCCGGCGCGGTCGAAAGCATTCGTTCCTACAATGCAGGCACTCCGCAGGCGAGATTCCAGCCCCCGCCTTTCGCAGGCTACCCGGCGCAACCCGATCCGACAGCCCCCGGTCCGCGGACACCGCCGCGCGGCCCCCGCCGTCGCCCACGCACTGAGGGCGATGCGGAAGCCTTCGCTGACGCTGCTGACGAAGTCACCGCCGGAACCTTCTCCGGCGCCCGCGCCCGGTCCTATGCAGACGCGGTCCTTGCCCGGCACAACACAGACGACGCTGACGAACCTGCTGATCAGCCGGTAGCACCACCTGCACCGGCAAATCGGTCGGCCACACCGGGTCAGCGCCAATCGGGCGAACGCGCAGCCTTTGCCACTGGGGACAACCCCGTTCAGGCCCCGGCCCAGACCCCGCCACCACCATCACCGGCTGCCCCATCTGTCCAGCAGCCCAATTGGCAACCCGAGGCCACGCCGGTCCACACTCAGCAGGCCGCACCGCTGCAAAGCCAGCCTCAACACCCGGCCCAGCCGGACCAGCGCGCGGGGTATGCTGCCATGCCGATAAACCCGGCTGCAAACCCGGCGCAGCCGCAGTGGTCGGCACAGCCTGCCGTCATGCCGATGCATCCGGCCGCGGCGTCCTGGCAGCCCCAACAGCCAACCTATTCCGGCGCGCAGGCCGGCCAACCCAACACGCCGCCACCCGGTTACTATGCCGCGCCGATCGCCAGTGCCGCCGCCATGATGCCGCCGCAGCAACCTTATGCTTACGCGCAGGCCACCCAGCATCCGCAGCCAACGCCGGTTCAGCAGCCTGCTCAGCAGATGATGCATCCGCATTACGTCCAGGCCGCCACTTATCCGGCCCCTCCGGTTGCTGTTTCGCAGCCTCCTTACGCGCAGCCCCACCCGGCCTATACGCCGATCGCGCAGCAACCTGCACCGGCCTGGTCTCAGCAACAGGCGCACCCACAGATGCCGCAGCAGGATCCTTATGCCGCGATGATGCAGCAATCTGTGCCTGCCTGGCCCCAACAGCCGCCGGCGCAATCCGCACCGGTCTGGCCGCAGGCCGCGCCGCCTGCACAGCCGCATATGCAACAGCCGTCATTTGCCCCGCAGCCGGATGGCCAGGCGATGCGGTCGTCATTCCCGTCTCAGCCGCGCTCCCAGCCCCCGGCGCACGATGGAACGGTCGACCGGATTCGCCGGGAAATGGATACCTTGCGCTCGCGGATCGATGGCTATGGAGCGGCGCGTCGCCGCGGGTGAGCGCCAACCACCCGCCCGACCTTGTTTTTTGACACCGAAGGACGCAAAGAGGCTATCGGTGCCCGCGTCCGGTTTCGTAGGATCGCGGCCAGACGGGCGCGGCCACGTAAAGGTGGCGCCGCGAGACAGATGCAAGAGAGGTGTCCATGGCCAAGGTGATTGACGGAAAAGCTGTAGCGGCGGAGGTGATCGAGCAGGTCTCGGCGGCCAGCGCCGAGCTTGAAGCCAAAACCGGCGCCCGGCCCGGCCTCGCCGTGGTCATCGTCGGCAAGGACCCGGCCTCCCACGTCTATGTCGCATCCAAGAGCCGCATGGCCAAGCAGTGCGGGTTCAAGTCCGTGCAGCACACCCTGTCCGAATCCACCACCCAGGCCGAGCTTGAAAGCCTGGTGGCAGACCTCAATGCCGACCCGGAAATTCACGGCATTCTGGTGCAATTGCCGCTGCCCGGTCATCTCGATTCCGATCGTGTGATCCAGTCGATCCGCCCCGAAAAGGATGTCGATGGTCTGCATGTCGTTAATGCCGGCAAGCTGATGACCGGCGATCTCGACGGCGGCCTGATTTCCTGCACACCGGCAGGCGCCATGCTGTTCGTGCGCCAGACCCATGGCGCCGACCTGTCCGGCCTCAATGCCGTGGTGATTGGCCGCTCGAATCTGTTCGGCAAACCGATGGCGGCGCTGCTGCTGGCCGCCAACGCCACCATCACCGTCGCCCATTCGCGTACCAGGGATCTGCCCGGCATCTGCCGCAACGCCGATATTCTGGTCGCAGCCGTTGGCCGCCCGCAGATGGTCAAGGCTGATTGGGTCAAACCGGGTGCAACCGTCATCGATGTCGGCATCAACCGCATTGACGCGCCCGAGCGCGGCGAAGGCAAGACCCGGCTGGTCGGCGACGTCGCGTTTGACGAATGCGCTGAAAAAGCCGCGGTCATCACCCCGGTTCCGGGTGGCGTCGGGCCGATGACGATCGCCATGCTGATGGCCAACACGGTGACCGCAGCCATGCGTTCGCACGGGCTGACACCGCCGTCATTCTGATCCTGTGTTTCCACGTGGTTGCGGGCGGCGGATGTTTTATTCCGCCGCCAACGCCGATTCGCGACGGCCCGGCTTGGCCGCTGCCGTGGGCGCCGGACCGGTCGAAGCCCTGACCACCAGTTCCACCGGCCATATTTCCTGAACCGGATCGGCCTCGGCGCCGGAGATGATGTTGATCAGGCGCTCGCAGGTGCGTGCGCCTGCTGCCCGGATCGATGAGCGGGTGGTGGTGAGCGGCACCGAGAAACTCTCCGGCTTGAGAAACGGGAACACATCGTCATGGGTGATCACTGAAACATCACCGGGAACGCTGATGCCGAGCTGGTTGAGCGCCCGGAAAATCCCCAGCGTGGTAAACATCGAGGCGCTGAGCAGGCCGGTCGGTCGCGTGTCTGCCTTCGTGCCATCATACAGCGCCATCGCCAGCCGGTAGCCGCTGTCCTCGTTCATCGCCGCTGAATGGTGTTTCAATGCGCCAGCCGGCAGTCCGTGCTCGGCCATCGCCCGCTGGACCCCGCCCAGTCGGTGCAGCGCGAAGGTAAACTCGGTGTCGCCATTGATGAAGGCCAGCCGCTGGTGGCCCAGTTGCAGCAGCAGCCGTGCTGCGTCGTGAAACGCGCCTTCATTATCGATATCAAGAAACGCATAACCGTCGGCCGGCTTGTAGGCGCGGCCATGCGCCAGAAACGGAATCCCCAACTCTCGCACCAGCGCGATGCGCTGGTCGTCATTGCGCATCGACGACAGGTAAAGGCCATCCACCGAACGGCTGGCGGCAATCCGCCGGTAGGCTTCGCTTTCACGTTCGATCGGCGCCGGTGTCAGCGACAGGTCGATCTCGTGGGTCAGCGCATGTTCGCCCAGCCCGGAAAGGAACTCGACGAAATGTGGATCGAGATCGACATTTCGGCCGACCGGAAGCACATATCCGATCGAGCCGGCCTTGCCGGTGGCCAGTTTGCGGGCGTTGGAATTGGGTTTGTAACCGTGCCGTTGTGCGGCCTCGATCACCTTGCGGCGGGTATGTTCGCTGACTTCCGGGTAGCCATTGAGGGCGCGCGATATGGTGGTCTGCGACAATCCCAGGAGATCTGCCAGCTGCTTCAGGTTCACGGTTCGGCTCCCTTTCATCCAAAGCGCTTTGGAAAATTGCACGCACGCGCGCTACCTCGGCATCCCTGAAGCCTGCATTTAACCCGAGACGGGATGAGAACAAAAGCGAAAAATCGCCTCCGAATGCTTTGAAATCATGCTGCAATGCAACAAATAGTCGGAAATTGAAAGTCGATTGAAACTTTTGGCTTGACTCATGCCTGCACAGGCCGTCCTCTGATTGCAAGCCAAAGCGCTTTGAATACGAGATAGCCTTGGCGGGGAGAACTATTCACAATTTTTGTGACGGATCAGGCACTGGCCGGGAGGAAGACTTCGATGAGAAAACTGTTTTTGACGGGTGTTGCAGCCACCGCCCTGACACTGGGTGCGGCGCAGGCCGCCGACCTCAAATTCGCCCCGGGCGAGGGCAATTTCAACTGGGACAGCTATGAAGCGCTCAAGGCGACACAGCTTGACGGCGAACAGGTCACGGTCTTCGGTCCCTGGCTCGGGCCGGACCAGCAAAACGCCGAAGCGGTGCTGGCCTATTTCGCCGAGGCCACCGGCGCTGATGTGCGCTATGTCGGCTCCGACAGTTTCGAGCAGCAGGTGATGGTCGACGCGGAAGCCGGGTCCGCCGCCAATGTGTCGGTGTTCCCGCAGCCAGGCCTTGCCGCCGACATGGCCAAGCGCGGCTTTCTCACGCCGCTGGCCGATGGAACCGCTGACTGGGTCAAGGACAATTACGCCGCGGGCCAGTCCTGGGTTGATCTCGGCACCTATGCCGGTCCTGACGGCACCAAGGCGCTCTATGGCTTCTTCTACAAGGTCGATGTCAAATCGCTGGTCTGGTACATTCCGGAAAACTTCGAGGACGCCGGCTATGAAATTCCCCAGTCGATGGAAGAACTCAAGGCGCTGACAGAGCAGATTGCAGCCGATGGCGGTACGCCCTGGTGCATTGGTCTGGGCTCAGGCGCTGCCACCGGCTGGCCGGCTACCGACTGGGTCGAAGACATGATGCTGCGCACCCAGCCGCCTGAAGTCTACGACAAGTGGGTCTCCAACGAGATCAAGTTCGATGATCCGGCGGTGATCGGCGCGATCGAGGAATTCGGCTGGTTTGCCCGCAACGACAAGTTCGTCGCCGGCGGCGCCGGCACGGTGGCCTCCACCGATTTCCGGGACAGCCCCAAGGGCCTCTTCTCCTCGCCGCCGCAGTGCTACATGCATCACCAGGCTTCGTTCATTCCGGCGTTTTTCCCCGATGGCACCAAGGTCGGCACCGATGCAGACTTCTTCTATATGCCTGCCTATGCCGACAAGGATCTGGGCAAGCCGGTGCTCGGCGCCGGCACCGTCTGGGGCATCACCAAGGACAGCCCCGGCGCGCAGGCTCTCATCAAGTTCCTGCAGTCGCCGATCGCCCATGAAATCTGGATGGCACAGAAGGGCTTCCTGACCCCCTACAAGGCGGTCAACACCGATGTGTTCAGCGATCCGACTCTCAAGAAGATGAATGACGTCCTGCTTGGTGCCACCACTTTCCGCTTCGACGGTTCCGACCTGATGCCTGGCGGTGTCGGCGCCGGCTCGTTCTGGACCGGCATGGTCGACTACACCGGCGGCAAGTCCGCCGAGGAAGTCGCCGCGACGATCCAGAAGTCCTGGGATGCGCTCAAGTAATCGAGGCTGACATGCACAAATAGGAGGCCCCGGCGTTTAGCCGGGGTCCCCATCAGGACAGCCTTTTGGGGAGGGAAGGATGCATCCGGCACTTCAGGGTTTGATCACCATCATCATCGGCGTCGGCGGATGCGTCGGCTACTTCTACTTTTCCAACCAGTTTCTCGACAGGATTCTCTACCCCGCTACAGGCAAGAATGCCGGGCGCAACATCAATCGGGCCAACCAGGTCCGTCCCTGGCTGTTCCTGGCGCCGGCGCTGCTGGCGCTGGGCCTCTATCTCGCCTACCCGGTTTTCGCCACGCTGTGGCTGTCGGTCACCGACCGCAATGCCGGTGGCGCCTTTGTTGGCCTCGCCAATTACCGCCAGATGTTCGACGAACCGAAATTCTGGGAAGCAGTCAGCAACAACATGCTCTGGCTGATCATCGTGCCGGCGTTTTCCACCGCCTTCGGGTTGCTTGCCGCCCAGCTCACCGACCGCATTAAATGGGGTAATATCGCCAAGTCGCTGATCTTCATGCCGATGGCGATTTCCTTTGTCGGTGCTGCCGTGATCTGGAAGCTGGTCTATGACACAAGACCCGCCGACCAGGACCAGATCGGTGTGCTTAACGCCGTCTGGCTGGGTTTTGACGGTGGACCGATGTCGGTGCTGATCCTGAAAATCATTCCCGCGCTGATCCTCGTCATCTTCGCCGGTTTTCTCGCCTATAGCGTCATCCAGATCGCCCGCTCGTTGTTGCGCGGTGGTTTCAGCCACTCGGCCACGCCCTGGTGGGGCCTTGTCCTGCGCGCCGGGCTGGCGCTGGTTGCCGTCTGGCTGGTCTGGGTGTCGCTGCGCTCGGTGGTTTCGCTTGCCACGGTGTCGTTGCCCTATGGCGAGCCGCAGACCTGGCTGACCATTCCCTTCTGGAACTCGATCCTGCTGATGGTGGTGCTGGTCTGGATCCAGACCGGGTTTGCCATGGTCATCCTCTCCGCCGCTTTGCGCGGTGTTCCCGAGGAAACCATCGAGGCCGCGGTGATCGACGGTGCCAATCCGTTCCAGATCTTCTTCAAGATCAAGGTGCCGCAGATCATGGGCACCATCGTCGTGGTCTGGACCACCATCACCATCGTCGTGCTCAAGGTGTTCGACATTGTCTTTGCCATGACCAACGGCCAGTGGGAGACCCAGGTTCTGGCCAACTACATGTACGACAAGCTGTTCCGCGCCAATGACTGGGGCGTCGGTTCGGCCTCGGCCATGATCATCATGCTGCTGGTGACCCCGATTCTGGTCTGGAATGTCATCAACGCCCGCAAAGAAATGCGCTGAGGGAGGCCGGGATGAACGTCATGTCATCAAAGAAGTCGCCGCTCACCTGGGCCGTGCACATTTCGGTCGTGGCTCTGGTGGCGCTGTGGCTGTTTCCCACCGTCGGGCTGTTTGTCTCGTCGTTCCGCACCGCCGACCAGATCGCCAACACCGGCTGGTGGAATGCGCTGTTTACCCAGGAACGCCAGGCGC
This DNA window, taken from Hoeflea algicola, encodes the following:
- a CDS encoding GNVR domain-containing protein; the encoded protein is MSRPARNPRLSTSGFAAAQDRGSKTTPPATAPVSASDSAPDPTPAADPQRLGRAGLVDSDSFGDRIARLMGKVAPDKRRADPRRAEDGTPPLRQDEPRQQEQHAQMPRASAPLLQAPEQDHDDHYHWHAAANANWQESGSRPLLDASILVSAVWRFRYLIGVATVAGAVLGVLMALATPHKYYAESRLFIDPREIQVTADDIRNQQLSTEAMLAITDSQLQILSSTNVLEKVVVDLGLDRDPEFNGALSSGGIAGGINLIKELFTGKDPASEAEQKALNTLRRALSVSRDSKTFVIIVGVDTRDPEKSALIANAIVETYLDEEGQAQSGLLERTSESIDSRIDSLRSDLDAAERKVEAFKAENGIVGIGGEYIDDKVILALSDQLANARAAKIGIRVKADNLAKVKIDDVLSGSFPEEFLSSNLTDLRKQFTQTKSTADSLATQLGPRHPQYVAAKSTLDTIGAEIRAELRRIVASSQMELQRAVETEQELASQMAVAKSRAMDQSVEFVTLRELERKATATRQIYEAFLKRSRETSERSNMSTRNVRVISPAEAPLNPMGPSRKLIAIGGMFAGMFAGIGLALLAGAVESIRSYNAGTPQARFQPPPFAGYPAQPDPTAPGPRTPPRGPRRRPRTEGDAEAFADAADEVTAGTFSGARARSYADAVLARHNTDDADEPADQPVAPPAPANRSATPGQRQSGERAAFATGDNPVQAPAQTPPPPSPAAPSVQQPNWQPEATPVHTQQAAPLQSQPQHPAQPDQRAGYAAMPINPAANPAQPQWSAQPAVMPMHPAAASWQPQQPTYSGAQAGQPNTPPPGYYAAPIASAAAMMPPQQPYAYAQATQHPQPTPVQQPAQQMMHPHYVQAATYPAPPVAVSQPPYAQPHPAYTPIAQQPAPAWSQQQAHPQMPQQDPYAAMMQQSVPAWPQQPPAQSAPVWPQAAPPAQPHMQQPSFAPQPDGQAMRSSFPSQPRSQPPAHDGTVDRIRREMDTLRSRIDGYGAARRRG
- a CDS encoding ABC transporter substrate-binding protein, coding for MRKLFLTGVAATALTLGAAQAADLKFAPGEGNFNWDSYEALKATQLDGEQVTVFGPWLGPDQQNAEAVLAYFAEATGADVRYVGSDSFEQQVMVDAEAGSAANVSVFPQPGLAADMAKRGFLTPLADGTADWVKDNYAAGQSWVDLGTYAGPDGTKALYGFFYKVDVKSLVWYIPENFEDAGYEIPQSMEELKALTEQIAADGGTPWCIGLGSGAATGWPATDWVEDMMLRTQPPEVYDKWVSNEIKFDDPAVIGAIEEFGWFARNDKFVAGGAGTVASTDFRDSPKGLFSSPPQCYMHHQASFIPAFFPDGTKVGTDADFFYMPAYADKDLGKPVLGAGTVWGITKDSPGAQALIKFLQSPIAHEIWMAQKGFLTPYKAVNTDVFSDPTLKKMNDVLLGATTFRFDGSDLMPGGVGAGSFWTGMVDYTGGKSAEEVAATIQKSWDALK
- a CDS encoding LacI family DNA-binding transcriptional regulator: MNLKQLADLLGLSQTTISRALNGYPEVSEHTRRKVIEAAQRHGYKPNSNARKLATGKAGSIGYVLPVGRNVDLDPHFVEFLSGLGEHALTHEIDLSLTPAPIERESEAYRRIAASRSVDGLYLSSMRNDDQRIALVRELGIPFLAHGRAYKPADGYAFLDIDNEGAFHDAARLLLQLGHQRLAFINGDTEFTFALHRLGGVQRAMAEHGLPAGALKHHSAAMNEDSGYRLAMALYDGTKADTRPTGLLSASMFTTLGIFRALNQLGISVPGDVSVITHDDVFPFLKPESFSVPLTTTRSSIRAAGARTCERLINIISGAEADPVQEIWPVELVVRASTGPAPTAAAKPGRRESALAAE
- a CDS encoding carbohydrate ABC transporter permease, producing MHPALQGLITIIIGVGGCVGYFYFSNQFLDRILYPATGKNAGRNINRANQVRPWLFLAPALLALGLYLAYPVFATLWLSVTDRNAGGAFVGLANYRQMFDEPKFWEAVSNNMLWLIIVPAFSTAFGLLAAQLTDRIKWGNIAKSLIFMPMAISFVGAAVIWKLVYDTRPADQDQIGVLNAVWLGFDGGPMSVLILKIIPALILVIFAGFLAYSVIQIARSLLRGGFSHSATPWWGLVLRAGLALVAVWLVWVSLRSVVSLATVSLPYGEPQTWLTIPFWNSILLMVVLVWIQTGFAMVILSAALRGVPEETIEAAVIDGANPFQIFFKIKVPQIMGTIVVVWTTITIVVLKVFDIVFAMTNGQWETQVLANYMYDKLFRANDWGVGSASAMIIMLLVTPILVWNVINARKEMR
- the folD gene encoding bifunctional methylenetetrahydrofolate dehydrogenase/methenyltetrahydrofolate cyclohydrolase FolD, producing the protein MAKVIDGKAVAAEVIEQVSAASAELEAKTGARPGLAVVIVGKDPASHVYVASKSRMAKQCGFKSVQHTLSESTTQAELESLVADLNADPEIHGILVQLPLPGHLDSDRVIQSIRPEKDVDGLHVVNAGKLMTGDLDGGLISCTPAGAMLFVRQTHGADLSGLNAVVIGRSNLFGKPMAALLLAANATITVAHSRTRDLPGICRNADILVAAVGRPQMVKADWVKPGATVIDVGINRIDAPERGEGKTRLVGDVAFDECAEKAAVITPVPGGVGPMTIAMLMANTVTAAMRSHGLTPPSF